The following coding sequences are from one Ovis canadensis isolate MfBH-ARS-UI-01 breed Bighorn chromosome 7, ARS-UI_OviCan_v2, whole genome shotgun sequence window:
- the LOC138444098 gene encoding olfactory receptor 11G2-like: MKISNTPNTSSTIAGFILLGFPCPREGQILLFVLFSAVYLLTLMGNGSIICAVCWDQRLHTPMYILLANFSFLEIWYVTSTVPYMLANFLSDNKLISFSGCFLQFYFFFSLGSTECFFLAIMAFDRYLAICWPLRYPTLMTGCLCANLVISCWVLGFLWFLIPIIIISQMSFCGSRIIDHFLCDPGPLLALTCTRVPVIELTSSTLSSLLLFIPFLFIMVSYALVLQAVLKFPSAAGRRKAFSTCGSHLTVVSLFYGSVMVMYVSPTSEHDAGMQKIVTLFYSVVTPLINPVIYSLRNKDMKHAMKKLLGT; the protein is encoded by the coding sequence ATGAAAATCTCCAACACCCCCAACACCTCCAGCACCATCGCTGGCTTCatcctcctgggcttcccttgcccCAGGGAGGGGCAGATTCTCCTCTTTGTGCTCTTCTCTGCTGTCTACCTCCTGACCCTCATGGGCAACGGTTCTATCATCTGTGCTGTGTGTTGGGATCAGagactccacacccccatgtacatCCTACTCGCCAACTTCTCCTTCCTAGAGATCTGGTATGTCACCTCCACTGTCCCCTACATGTTGGCCAACTTCCTCTCTGACAACAAGCTCATCTCCTTCTCTGGGTGCTTTctccagttttactttttcttctccttgggtTCTACAGAATGCTTTTTCTTGGCTATTATGGCATTTGATCGATACCTTGCCATCTGCTGGCCTCTACGCTACCCCACCCTCATGACTGGATGTCTCTGTGCCAATCTTGTGATCAGCTGCTGGGTACTTGGTTTCCTCTGGTTCTTGATTCccatcatcatcatctcccaaaTGTCATTCTGTGGGTCCAGAATCATTGACCACTTCCTGTGTGACCCAGGTCCCTTGTTGGCCCTCACCTGTACTAGAGTCCCTGTAATAGAGTTAACTAGCTCCACCCTAAGTTCTCTCCTCTTATTTATCCCCTTTCTCTTCATCATGGTGTCCTATGCTCTGGTCCTACAAGCTGTGCTGAAGTTCCCTTCAGCAGCTGGACGAAGAAAAGCTTTCTCCACCTGTGGGTCCCATCTGACTgtggtttctcttttttatggATCAGTGATGGTCATGTATGTGAGCCCAACATCTGAACATGATGCTGGAATGCAGAAGATAGTGACTTTGTTTTATTCTGTAGTTACTCCACTCATTAATCCTGTAATATATAGTCTGAGAAACAAAGATATGAAACATGCTATGAAGAAATTATTAGGAACGTAA
- the LOC138444004 gene encoding olfactory receptor 11H6-like produces MNKIECKGIKDKQKCHTLAKLMMLSVCTIMEEAVNVSGVNTVTEFILLSFPCSREVQVLLFVLFSVSYILTLMGNGAIVFAVKLDHRLHTPMYTLLANFSFLEMCYINTTVPNMLRNFLSETKTISFTACFLQFYFFFSMGITETFLLPLMAFDRYLAICRPLHYPTIMSSHLCMNLVGLCWITAFLCYPVPIYFITQLPFCGPNIIDHFVCDPGPLLALSCIPAPGIELSCSILSSLISFITFFFILWSYTLVLRAVLRVPSAAGRRKAFSTCGSHLAVVSLFYGTIMMMYISPTSGNPAGIQKIVTLLYSSVTPLVNPLIYSLRNKDMKTALRKIQIFTKTGQSKQKLMSGPRS; encoded by the coding sequence GAAGCCGTGAATGTGTCAGGAGTCAACACGGTGACTGAATTCATACTCCTGAGTTTTCCCTGCTCTAGAGAGGTTCAAGTCCTCCTCTTTGTGCTCTTCTCTGTGTCCTACATCCTGACACTGATGGGAAATGGGGCCATTGTCTTTGCAGTGAAGCTGGATCacagactccacactcccatgtACACTCTGTTGGCCAACTTCTCGTTCCTGGAGATGTGTTACATCAACACCACTGTTCCCAATATGTTAAGGAACTTTCTGTCTGAGACCAAAACCATCTCTTTCACTGCCTGCTTCCTCCAGTTCTACTTCTTCTTCTCCATGGGCATTACTGAGACCTTCTTACTGCCCCTCATGGCTTTTGATCGATACTTGGCCATCTGCCGACCTCTCCACTATCCTACCATCATGAGCAGCCATCTCTGCATGAACTTGGTGGGCCTCTGCTGGATAACAGCCTTCCTCTGCTATCCAGTCCCTATCTATTTCATCACACAACTTCCCTTTTGTGGCCCCAATATCATTGACCATTTTGTCTGTGATCCTGGTCCTTTACTGGCTCTATCTTGCATCCCTGCCCCTGGAATTGAGCTTTCCTGTTCTATATTGAGCTCTCTTATTAGTTTTATCACCTTCTTCTTTATCCTTTGGTCCTACACCCTGGTTCTCAGAGCAGTGTTGCGTGTCCCTTCAGCTGCTGGCAGACGTAAGGCTTTCTCCACCTGTGGTTCCCACCTGGCTGTGGTATCTCTGTTCTATGGAACCATCATGATGATGTACATCAGCCCAACCTCTGGAAATCCAGCTGGGATACAGAAGATTGTAACCTTGCTGTACTCATCAGTGACTCCACTTGTAAACCCACTGATCTACAGTCTCCGGAACAAGGACATGAAGACTGCCTTAAGAAAAATTCAGATATTTACAAAAACTGGCCAAAGCAAACAAAAGCTCATGAGTGGACCAAgatcataa